A genome region from Sander vitreus isolate 19-12246 chromosome 21, sanVit1, whole genome shotgun sequence includes the following:
- the LOC144536524 gene encoding microfibril-associated glycoprotein 4-like gives MKLVSVVLVLLGPLLISCQQLFLPVDCSDIYNNDNTLPSGVYTIHPKGPSYAVQVYCDMDSKGGRWTVFQRRMDGTVNFYRDWKQYYNFFGIAAGEYWLGLESLMVLTNVKHCELLVEMEDFEGLKASAHYSSFSIESGYFDYKLHVSGFTDGGAGDSLSYHNGVPFSTFDKDVDRWNGNCASSHLGAFWYRDCHNTNPNGVYRKGADSTLHAVGVEWATWKGHNYSLKAISMKIRPVV, from the exons ATGAAG CTGGTTTCAGTCGTCCTCGTCCTGCTGGGTCCTCTGTTGATCAGCTGCCAGCAGCTATTTCTGCCGGTGGACTGCAGTGACATTTATAATAATGACAACACCCTTCCCAGTGGAGTGTACACCATCCATCCCAAAGGACCCTCTTATGCTGTCCAG gtgtaCTGTGACATGGATTCAAAAGGAGGACGGTGGACG GTGTTCCAGAGGAGGATGGACGGCACGGTGAACTTCTACAGGGACTGGAAACAATATTATAACTTCTTTGGTATCGCTGCTGGAGAGTACTGGCTCG GTCTTGAGTCTCTCATGGTCCTGACTAACGTAAAACATTGTGAGCTGCTGGTTGAAATGGAGGACTTCGAAGGACTCAAAGCGTCCGCTCATTACTCCTCGTTTTCCATCGAGAGTGGGTACTTCGACTACAAACTGCATGTTTCTGGATTCACTGATGGAGGAGCAG GAGACTCCCTGAGTTATCACAATGGAGTACCGTTCTCCACCTTCGACAAAGACGTGGACCGCTGGAATGGGAACTGTGCCAGCTCACACCTGGGGGCGTTCTGGTACAGAGACTGTCACAATACAAATCCAAACGGCGTTTATCGTAAGGGGGCTGACAGCACTCTCCATGCTGTTGGAGTGGAATGGGCCACTTGGAAAGGTCATAACTACTCCCTGAAGGCCATCAGCATGAAGATCCGTCCTGTGGTGTAG
- the LOC144536165 gene encoding microfibril-associated glycoprotein 4-like, protein MKLVSVVVLLLAPMLTSCYPPNLPKDCSDIHNNPNTRKSGVYTIYPIRSTSPVQVYCDMDSKGGRWTVFQTRMDGTVNFYRSWDQYKIGFGNAAGEYWLGLENIYQLTRNRQSELLVQMENFEGNKAFALYTSFFIGAECDGYKLNVSGFINGGAGDTPMTNHNGMKFTTIDKNQDTSPYGNCAIQTLGAFWYNYCYTTNPNGLYRWGPDNTFFGFGVQWQSWNGYNNPLKFISMKIRSVL, encoded by the exons ATGAAG CTGGTTTCAGTCGTCGTCCTGCTCCTGGCTCCAATGTTGACCAGCTGCTACCCTCCCAATCTGCCCAAAGACTGCAGTGACATACATAATAATCCAAACACCCGAAAAAGTGGAGTGTACACTATCTATCCAATCAGATCCACTTCTCCTGTCCAG gtgtaCTGCGACATGGACTCAAAAGGAGGACGGTGGACG GTGTTCCAGACGAGGATGGATGGCACGGTGAACTTCTACAGGAGCTGGGATCAATACAAGATCGGCTTTGGTAACGCTGCTGGAGAGTACTGGCTCG gtcttgAGAACATCTACCAATTGACACGCAATCGACAGTCCGAGCTGCTGGTCCAAATGGAAAACTTTGAAGGAAACAAAGCGTTTGCTCTTTACACCTCATTCTTTATCGGTGCTGAGTGTGATGGATACAAACTGAATGTTTCTGGATTCATCAATGGAGGAGCAGGTGAC ACGCCCATGACTAATCACAACGGAATGAAGTTTACAACAATCGACAAAAACCAGGACACCTCACCCTATGGGAACTGTGCCATACAAACCCTGGGGGCGTTCTGGTACAACTATTGTTACACCACAAATCCAAACGGTCTTTATCGTTGGGGGCCTGACAACACTTTCTTTGGTTTTGGAGTGCAGTGGCAAAGCTGGAATGGTTATAATAACCCCCTGAAGTTCATCAGCATGAAGATCCGTTCTGTGCTGTAG
- the LOC144536626 gene encoding microfibril-associated glycoprotein 4-like, with translation MKLVSVVLVLLAPLLTSCHPLVLPVDCSDIYNHDNSRPSGVYTIYPIGATSAVQVYCDMDSEGGWWTVFQKRMDGTVNFYRGWDQYKAGFGIAAGEYWLGLESLYHLTLRKRYELLVDMEDFEGNKVFARYSSFSIDPESYGYTLHVSGFTDGGAGDALKGYSGMKFSTFDKDQDSDDTRNCARSHLGAFWYNRCYNANPNGVYRWGADKTVSRVGIEWYGFKGYDYSLKAISMKIRPVV, from the exons ATGAAG CTGGTTTCAGTCGTCCTCGTCCTGCTGGCTCCACTGTTGACCAGCTGCCACCCGCTCGTTCTGCCGGTGGACTGCAGTGACATTTATAATCATGACAACAGCCGACCCAGTGGAGTGTACACCATTTATCCCATCGGAGCCACGTCTGCTGTCCAG gtgtaCTGTGACATGGATTCAGAAGGAGGATGGTGGACG GTGTTCCAGAAGAGGATGGACGGCACGGTGAACTTCTACAGGGGCTGGGATCAATACAAGGCCGGCTTTGGTATCGCTGCTGGAGAGTACTGGCTCG gtcTTGAGTCTCTCTACCACCTGACTCTGAGGAAAAGGTACGAGCTGCTGGTCGACATGGAGGACTTTGAAGGAAACAAAGTGTTCGCTCGTTACTCCTCATTTTCCATCGACCCAGAGTCCTACGGATACACACTGCATGTTTCTGGATTCACTGATGGAGGAGCAG GAGACGCCCTGAAAGGTTACAGCGGAATGAAGTTCTCCACCTTTGACAAAGACCAGGACTCTGATGATACTAGGAACTGTGCCAGATCACACCTGGGGGCGTTCTGGTACAACAGATGTTACAATGCAAATCCGAACGGTGTTTATCGTTGGGGGGCTGACAAAACTGTCTCTCGTGTTGGAATAGAGTGGTATGGTTTTAAAGGTTATGACTACTCCCTGAAGGCCATCAGCATGAAGATCCGTCCTGTGGTGTAG